The following are encoded in a window of Thermodesulfobium sp. 4217-1 genomic DNA:
- a CDS encoding ribonuclease H-like domain-containing protein, translated as MNYLFLDVETVIDDDLLKKAGSEKNKKQFDNNEFVSQNVFHIPICFSVLGNVDTDDFYFKTFVSQNASLIVDKFFSGFYLSIRQSKSQKSQYPVIVTHNGQSFDMPILTLRAIKHYDALSENAKNGLKEYLDTSDKWENNRPDYTSRNTLYHIDTYLLTNSYSSLKALCMLNDIDSKTQMDGKQVAEYFKANKLEEIALYCAEDVLSLSKLFNKINIARGNNSLVLPENFNQCEVNVLA; from the coding sequence ATGAATTATTTGTTTTTAGATGTTGAAACAGTTATTGATGATGATCTGCTAAAAAAAGCAGGATCAGAAAAAAATAAAAAACAGTTCGACAACAACGAGTTCGTTAGTCAAAATGTATTTCATATTCCTATTTGTTTTTCTGTTCTTGGCAATGTGGACACAGACGATTTCTATTTTAAAACCTTTGTGAGCCAAAATGCATCATTAATAGTTGATAAATTTTTTTCGGGTTTTTATCTGTCTATAAGACAATCAAAATCACAAAAATCACAATATCCTGTCATAGTTACTCACAATGGGCAAAGTTTTGATATGCCCATTCTTACCCTGAGAGCCATCAAGCATTATGATGCATTGTCGGAAAATGCAAAAAATGGCTTGAAAGAATATCTTGATACCAGCGACAAATGGGAAAATAATAGACCAGATTATACAAGCAGAAATACACTTTATCATATAGATACTTATTTGCTTACAAATTCTTATTCTTCCCTGAAGGCTCTTTGCATGTTAAACGATATAGACAGCAAAACTCAAATGGACGGTAAACAAGTCGCTGAATATTTTAAGGCTAATAAATTGGAAGAAATTGCTCTCTATTGTGCTGAAGACGTTCTTTCACTTTCAAAGTTGTTCAATAAGATTAATATTGCGCGCGGAAATAATTCATTGGTATTGCCAGAGAATTTCAATCAGTGTGAAGTAAATGTATTGGCTTAA
- a CDS encoding dihydrodipicolinate synthase family protein produces the protein MFRGVYTACITILDGNGNFDLAKMAVHIDNLINNGVDGILFLGSIGEFYSFSVEQKKKFASFVVNAVNNRVKVLIGTGSTNINEVIEMSRYSREIGADGVTIVSPYYFGPSEGAAEQYFGKIAQSADIPIMLYNFPARTGTELSAEVVSNLAKKYYNIVSLKDTVDSISHTRSVIQKVKSIRPDFTVLSGFDEYYILNRVSGGDGVLCGLANVDPKLLVSLHRAYENKDFVTVEKCAKKISVLMRLYECTDLFITGIKAAVKANGLDISTFTNPPGVNITDEQFDNVKKIIEEARAIV, from the coding sequence ATGTTTAGAGGAGTTTATACGGCTTGTATTACAATTTTAGATGGGAATGGTAATTTCGATCTTGCGAAAATGGCCGTTCACATAGATAATCTCATAAACAATGGAGTAGATGGAATATTATTTCTTGGGAGCATTGGTGAATTTTATTCTTTCTCGGTTGAGCAAAAGAAGAAATTCGCATCTTTCGTCGTGAATGCGGTAAATAATAGGGTAAAAGTTCTTATTGGTACTGGCTCTACAAATATAAATGAGGTTATTGAAATGTCAAGGTATTCCAGAGAAATTGGGGCAGATGGAGTGACTATTGTATCGCCATATTATTTTGGACCATCTGAGGGCGCTGCAGAACAATACTTTGGAAAGATTGCTCAGTCGGCAGATATCCCCATTATGTTATACAATTTTCCTGCCAGGACAGGGACAGAGTTATCTGCTGAAGTAGTATCAAATCTTGCAAAAAAATATTACAATATCGTTTCTTTGAAAGACACAGTTGACAGCATCAGCCATACGAGAAGTGTGATACAAAAGGTAAAATCAATTAGGCCAGATTTTACTGTTTTATCAGGTTTTGACGAATACTATATTCTAAATAGAGTTTCAGGTGGAGATGGAGTGCTATGCGGCCTGGCCAATGTAGATCCGAAACTTCTTGTCAGTTTGCATCGAGCCTATGAAAACAAAGATTTCGTTACAGTAGAAAAATGTGCAAAAAAGATTTCTGTTCTAATGAGACTGTATGAGTGTACTGATCTTTTCATTACCGGCATCAAGGCTGCTGTAAAAGCTAATGGGTTAGATATTTCTACCTTTACTAATCCGCCAGGGGTCAATATAACTGATGAGCAATTCGACAACGTTAAAAAAATTATTGAAGAGGCAAGAGCTATTGTATGA
- a CDS encoding GGDEF domain-containing protein: MFWNKFKFISNFLDVYHLKINIVIKILLGILIFLLFDFAIYNAYQPLNNSLSGKWELESSNIKKEIVLPYTEQVPDNTILRFKKTFKKIQADTVVIESIDCAGFEVLINDKLVFKKGDMNKAVFNIPWNETYSIYFDPNIIRDDNTLEILVSGFSISGITSVPYLGLDDKIAPIQSLYNLISYYFFLICIGAILIFGIILLVFGFQNQLIKNIYLNFGISFIFVSIYLFEFVYWGTPSTFSFVMFKKITLSSSLIASQFFLMGTEYYCFKKYLLSKYTSSLTVLYLIYIIFIGSPAQLMGSSVNFKDLALLLNLSLVVYFVVKAKKIQLILPIVVLWLTIMKSILILIIGQSQDYSFIYGIALTLYAFGMILLEDYKNIYQNMVISLNKYTTDALTNTFNRYILSNIVFSSSDIFIVIDIDNFKAINDKYGHVFGDKVLKDFVDVSKQNLRDNDLVIRMGGDEFLIVLRNCSDNTATNIINRIKNKFIKSSEEALTTFSYGISQFTSNFDDTFKNADESMYEMKNMHKIT; the protein is encoded by the coding sequence ATGTTTTGGAATAAGTTCAAATTTATAAGTAACTTTTTAGATGTATACCATTTAAAAATTAATATTGTAATAAAAATTTTACTAGGAATCTTAATATTTCTTTTATTTGATTTTGCTATTTATAATGCCTATCAACCTTTAAATAACTCTCTTTCAGGTAAGTGGGAATTAGAATCCAGCAATATTAAAAAAGAAATAGTTCTGCCATATACCGAACAGGTGCCAGACAACACAATCCTAAGGTTTAAAAAAACATTTAAGAAAATTCAGGCTGACACAGTGGTCATAGAGAGCATTGACTGTGCTGGCTTTGAGGTTTTAATAAACGATAAACTTGTATTTAAAAAGGGCGATATGAACAAAGCAGTCTTCAATATACCCTGGAATGAAACTTACTCAATATATTTTGATCCGAATATTATTAGAGATGATAACACTTTGGAAATATTAGTAAGCGGTTTTTCTATATCGGGTATAACGTCTGTTCCGTATTTGGGTTTGGACGATAAGATAGCTCCAATCCAAAGTCTTTACAACCTTATCAGCTATTATTTTTTTCTAATATGTATCGGTGCTATTTTAATATTTGGGATAATTTTATTAGTTTTTGGGTTTCAAAATCAGTTAATAAAAAATATCTATTTAAATTTTGGCATATCTTTTATATTTGTTTCAATATATCTTTTTGAGTTTGTTTATTGGGGCACTCCAAGTACATTTTCTTTTGTGATGTTTAAAAAAATAACATTATCATCTTCTCTAATAGCATCACAATTTTTCTTAATGGGGACAGAGTATTATTGCTTTAAAAAATATCTATTGTCAAAATATACATCTTCTTTAACTGTTTTATATTTGATATATATTATTTTTATTGGCAGTCCTGCACAACTGATGGGTTCTTCAGTTAATTTCAAAGACTTGGCATTGTTGCTGAATCTGTCTTTAGTTGTATATTTTGTCGTAAAAGCTAAAAAAATTCAATTAATATTGCCTATTGTAGTTCTTTGGTTGACAATCATGAAGAGTATTTTGATATTAATAATAGGGCAATCCCAAGATTATTCTTTTATATATGGCATAGCTCTAACTTTATATGCTTTTGGGATGATTTTACTTGAAGATTATAAGAATATATATCAGAATATGGTAATTTCACTAAATAAATACACCACTGATGCGTTAACTAACACATTTAACAGATATATTTTATCTAATATTGTTTTTTCTTCATCAGATATATTTATTGTAATTGATATTGACAACTTTAAGGCGATTAATGATAAATATGGGCACGTATTTGGCGACAAAGTATTGAAAGATTTTGTAGATGTATCTAAGCAAAATTTGCGCGACAATGATTTAGTTATTAGAATGGGTGGAGATGAATTTTTAATTGTATTAAGAAATTGTTCTGATAATACTGCTACAAATATAATCAACAGGATAAAGAACAAATTTATAAAATCATCAGAAGAAGCTCTAACCACCTTTTCTTATGGAATTTCTCAATTTACAAGCAATTTTGACGATACATTTAAGAATGCTGATGAAAGTATGTATGAGATGAAAAATATGCATAAAATCACATAA
- a CDS encoding class I SAM-dependent methyltransferase, whose translation MKYALIATDCESEIFKGNFEEAPFYLIFDNDKFLKKIPGETLSNIDLSEYILIGSKISDEYKEKLVKLNVNSIISDFESLQIAKAFYLDFLKKVEVFEEYSSEYESWFEENKFVYLSEIEALKMAVPSEGKGLEVGVGSGRFAKPLGISFGVEPSDKMAQIARDRGINVYKGLAENLPFPDEEFDFVLLAVTICFVNDPEKSLLEAKRVLKNGSKLIVAIVDKESELGRLYLERQSNSVFYKNARLFSSEEVIELFNKIGIRFAGAIQVLFDRNVIDLNYVQKPESGYGRGAFVVIVGEKA comes from the coding sequence ATGAAATATGCTTTGATCGCTACTGACTGCGAAAGTGAGATTTTTAAGGGGAATTTTGAAGAAGCGCCTTTTTATTTAATTTTTGATAATGATAAATTTTTGAAAAAAATTCCTGGAGAGACTCTCTCAAACATTGATTTATCCGAATATATATTGATTGGTTCCAAAATTAGCGATGAGTATAAAGAAAAATTAGTTAAATTAAATGTAAATTCTATAATTTCAGATTTTGAAAGCCTACAGATCGCTAAAGCTTTCTATTTAGACTTTTTGAAAAAGGTAGAAGTTTTTGAAGAGTACTCATCTGAATATGAATCCTGGTTTGAAGAGAATAAATTTGTTTACCTGTCAGAAATAGAAGCGTTAAAAATGGCAGTTCCTTCTGAGGGGAAAGGTCTTGAAGTAGGGGTCGGAAGTGGACGATTTGCTAAGCCATTGGGAATCTCATTTGGGGTAGAGCCTTCAGATAAAATGGCTCAAATTGCAAGAGATAGGGGTATAAATGTATATAAGGGCTTAGCTGAAAATTTGCCTTTTCCTGACGAAGAATTTGATTTTGTGCTCCTTGCAGTAACGATTTGTTTTGTAAATGATCCAGAAAAAAGTTTATTGGAAGCGAAAAGAGTTCTGAAAAATGGTTCAAAATTAATAGTTGCTATAGTTGACAAAGAAAGTGAGCTTGGCAGATTGTATCTAGAGAGACAATCAAACAGCGTTTTTTACAAGAATGCAAGACTCTTTTCGTCAGAAGAAGTAATTGAGCTTTTTAATAAAATAGGCATTCGATTCGCAGGAGCTATTCAGGTACTGTTTGATAGAAATGTTATTGATTTGAATTACGTACAGAAGCCTGAATCTGGTTATGGGAGGGGCGCTTTTGTGGTCATAGTAGGTGAAAAAGCATAA
- a CDS encoding zinc-dependent alcohol dehydrogenase family protein — translation MKALVLDKISKVEDAPLKNREVGSPFPNESEILVEISCCGICHTELDEIEGRVIPKLPVILGHQIVGRVKEIGKNVTKFQPGARIGIAWINSACGKCYFCERGEENLCNDFKATGCDVDGGYAEYCIISEDFCYKIPDRFSDVQAAPLLCAGAVGYRSLKLTNMNDCDCIGLFGFGASAHIVLQIIRGLYPNSKVFVFTRRKDDSASKVAQDMGADWVGTTGDTPPKRLNRAIDTTPAGYVIREALGVLEKGGRLVTNLIRKESLIPELDYQEHLWNEKEIKSVANITRKDVREFLDIASSIPIVSKVHEFDFHDANRALAMLKHGEYKGAGVLIVK, via the coding sequence ATGAAGGCCTTAGTCTTAGATAAGATTTCCAAAGTAGAGGATGCTCCCCTTAAAAATAGAGAAGTAGGCTCCCCATTTCCAAATGAAAGTGAGATCTTAGTTGAGATTTCTTGTTGCGGAATATGTCATACCGAGCTTGATGAGATTGAGGGTAGGGTTATACCAAAGCTGCCAGTTATACTGGGGCATCAGATAGTAGGTAGAGTTAAAGAAATTGGAAAAAATGTTACAAAATTTCAGCCTGGCGCAAGAATTGGTATCGCATGGATAAATTCAGCTTGTGGGAAGTGTTATTTTTGTGAAAGAGGCGAAGAGAATCTTTGCAATGATTTTAAAGCTACCGGATGTGATGTGGATGGAGGTTACGCTGAGTATTGCATAATATCAGAAGATTTTTGCTATAAAATACCCGATAGGTTTTCAGACGTTCAGGCCGCACCACTTCTGTGTGCTGGAGCAGTAGGCTACAGGTCGCTAAAGCTTACGAATATGAATGACTGCGATTGCATAGGACTTTTCGGTTTTGGAGCCTCAGCTCATATTGTACTTCAGATTATAAGAGGGCTTTATCCAAATTCAAAAGTATTTGTATTTACCAGGAGAAAAGACGATTCTGCAAGCAAGGTGGCGCAAGATATGGGAGCTGATTGGGTGGGTACTACTGGAGATACGCCCCCGAAAAGGCTAAATCGTGCTATTGACACTACGCCTGCAGGTTATGTAATAAGAGAAGCATTAGGTGTTCTTGAAAAGGGCGGGAGATTGGTTACAAATCTTATCAGAAAAGAGTCTCTCATACCAGAGCTTGATTATCAAGAACATCTGTGGAATGAAAAAGAAATTAAAAGCGTAGCTAATATTACAAGAAAAGATGTAAGAGAATTTTTAGATATTGCATCATCCATCCCAATAGTATCAAAAGTGCATGAATTTGATTTTCATGATGCAAATAGAGCTCTTGCAATGCTTAAACATGGTGAATATAAGGGAGCAGGCGTTTTAATTGTTAAATAA
- a CDS encoding bifunctional YncE family protein/alkaline phosphatase family protein — translation MRKSFLCFAVVILLLQFIFFQSSSFAGSSNSVPTDQNLTPAGEQVLFSGRPNAIAISPDGKTAVANVGGYPENFTPGYSPIVVINLDEDKVIQNVSLSKSERGGSYTGIVYSKDGSKLYVSFSDGKILDFNVDNEGLLTLHKTIELSNNVDGNTADPGGLAISPDNSKLYVALSRNNSVGIIDLSNDKFIGEVQVGNAPYTILIDSNLAFVTNQGGRVATAGDYTNYSSGASIVSNPATGAANTGTVSVIDLNTDSVITNIAVGLQPTAMCQNKEDIFVTNTNSDTISVINKKSLTVVKTISIHPYPNSIFGSQPNAIAISSENKLYVSLGSNNAVDVYDWNGENEAVKFDGLIPTGWYPGDIAIDKALNSIVVANIKGVGSLGNEVPFAHSKQFFGHSVYAWLGSISIVKYPDDTALSNFTKQVYENNNWGRLMKDNPKVQYSSGPVAIPSDLGESSAIKHVFYIIKENRPYDQVLGDMKEGNGDPNLVVFGEKATPNEHALASDFILFDNFYCSGSVSADGHQWTDQGLDPDYVERQFGDFPRSYPNDGGDSLAYLSSGFIWEDAVNHGKSVANFGEYVMYFRTPTGAGVESLGSWDEWYKDSQILEGKATGKLHVSVGRFQSVSDVVSNDKLLIRDYPPFCLNIPDQYRVDIFLKQFNSYIENNNLPNLVIMSLPDDHTGGTKPGLPTPMAMVADNDLALGRIVDAISHSKYWKDSVIFVVEDDAQNGIDHVDGHRTTAFVIGPYVKRNFVDHTMYTQIDMLRTIEQILGLPPMNQMDSAATPMYNAFTNTPNLAPYDVLANNIPLDEMNPDLNTLKTSDNKLQYLWALASEKMFSGSTMDDEDKQSVNLFNRDIWYSVKGFNSPYPGDNKVFSPVEAKILPVMNNSYHN, via the coding sequence TTGAGAAAATCATTTTTATGTTTTGCAGTTGTTATTTTGCTTTTGCAATTTATATTTTTTCAATCCTCTTCATTTGCTGGAAGTTCAAATTCTGTTCCTACAGATCAGAATTTGACTCCTGCAGGAGAGCAAGTGCTTTTTTCTGGTAGACCCAATGCTATTGCTATAAGCCCAGATGGCAAAACTGCTGTAGCGAATGTGGGGGGATACCCAGAGAACTTTACTCCAGGTTATTCTCCAATAGTGGTAATAAATTTAGATGAAGACAAGGTAATCCAGAATGTCAGCCTGTCAAAAAGTGAAAGAGGCGGTTCTTATACTGGAATAGTTTATTCAAAAGATGGCTCTAAGTTATATGTCTCTTTCAGCGATGGAAAAATTCTTGATTTTAATGTGGATAATGAAGGGCTTTTAACTTTACACAAGACAATAGAATTGTCAAACAACGTAGACGGCAATACCGCCGATCCAGGCGGACTAGCTATCTCACCTGACAACTCTAAATTATACGTAGCATTGAGCAGGAACAATTCAGTAGGCATAATAGATCTTTCAAATGACAAGTTTATAGGTGAGGTTCAGGTTGGTAACGCCCCATATACAATCTTAATTGACTCAAACTTAGCTTTTGTTACAAATCAGGGAGGAAGGGTCGCCACAGCTGGTGATTACACGAATTATTCGAGTGGAGCTTCAATAGTTTCAAATCCCGCTACTGGGGCAGCTAACACTGGCACGGTTTCTGTGATAGATCTTAACACTGATTCAGTAATAACAAATATTGCTGTAGGTTTGCAGCCTACCGCAATGTGTCAGAACAAAGAAGATATTTTTGTAACCAATACCAATAGCGATACGATTTCAGTTATAAACAAGAAGTCTCTAACAGTAGTAAAGACTATCAGTATTCATCCGTATCCAAACTCTATATTTGGCAGTCAACCAAATGCAATCGCAATTTCATCTGAAAATAAATTATATGTTAGCCTTGGTTCCAATAATGCTGTAGATGTTTATGATTGGAATGGGGAAAACGAAGCGGTAAAATTTGACGGTCTAATTCCTACAGGGTGGTATCCTGGTGATATCGCTATTGATAAAGCGCTAAATAGTATTGTAGTAGCAAATATTAAAGGTGTCGGATCCCTGGGTAATGAGGTGCCATTTGCCCATTCAAAACAATTTTTTGGACATTCAGTATACGCATGGCTTGGAAGTATATCTATCGTAAAGTATCCCGACGATACTGCCTTATCTAACTTTACAAAACAGGTATATGAAAATAATAATTGGGGCCGTTTGATGAAAGATAACCCTAAGGTTCAATACAGTTCAGGTCCTGTCGCAATACCTTCTGATTTAGGTGAATCATCTGCTATAAAACATGTTTTTTATATTATTAAGGAAAATAGGCCATACGATCAGGTACTTGGTGATATGAAAGAAGGGAATGGTGACCCAAACCTGGTGGTATTTGGCGAAAAAGCTACCCCAAACGAACATGCTTTAGCAAGTGATTTTATCCTATTTGATAACTTTTATTGCAGTGGCTCAGTTTCTGCTGATGGGCATCAATGGACCGATCAAGGTTTAGACCCTGATTATGTAGAAAGGCAATTCGGTGATTTTCCAAGAAGCTATCCAAATGATGGCGGAGATAGTTTAGCCTATCTTTCATCGGGTTTTATTTGGGAGGATGCAGTGAATCATGGTAAGTCAGTGGCTAATTTTGGAGAATATGTAATGTATTTTCGTACTCCCACTGGAGCAGGTGTAGAATCTCTTGGCAGCTGGGATGAGTGGTACAAAGACTCACAAATCCTTGAGGGAAAGGCTACTGGTAAACTTCACGTTTCAGTTGGAAGATTTCAATCTGTATCGGATGTAGTGTCAAATGATAAGCTCTTAATTCGAGATTATCCACCATTTTGTCTAAATATACCCGATCAGTATAGAGTGGATATTTTCTTGAAACAATTTAACTCATATATAGAAAACAACAACTTGCCAAATCTTGTAATTATGTCTCTGCCTGACGATCACACAGGGGGGACAAAACCAGGATTGCCTACACCAATGGCTATGGTAGCGGATAACGATCTTGCTTTAGGTAGAATTGTTGACGCTATAAGCCATAGCAAGTACTGGAAAGATTCAGTCATATTTGTGGTGGAAGACGATGCGCAGAATGGGATAGATCATGTAGATGGTCACAGAACTACAGCATTTGTAATAGGTCCATACGTGAAGAGAAATTTTGTAGACCATACAATGTATACTCAGATAGATATGTTAAGAACAATAGAACAGATCTTGGGCTTGCCGCCAATGAATCAGATGGATTCTGCCGCAACTCCTATGTACAATGCGTTCACAAATACGCCAAATCTTGCTCCTTATGACGTGCTGGCAAATAATATTCCCTTAGATGAGATGAATCCAGATTTAAATACCTTGAAGACTTCAGACAACAAGCTTCAATATTTGTGGGCTTTGGCTTCAGAGAAGATGTTTTCAGGTTCTACAATGGATGACGAGGACAAGCAAAGTGTGAATCTCTTTAACCGAGATATATGGTATAGCGTGAAAGGCTTTAATTCACCATATCCAGGCGACAATAAAGTATTTTCGCCTGTTGAAGCAAAGATTTTGCCTGTAATGAACAACAGCTATCACAATTAG
- a CDS encoding aldo/keto reductase, translating to MEYKIFGKTGLRVSSLCLGTMTFGSNFYNIGAVDQNLADQIVAKSLEAGINFIDTADVYSYGESEIILGKSLKNLSVNREKVIIATKVKGAMSKEALQGTSDLNNVGLSKKHIIEACNNSLKRLGTDYIDLYQIHGVDLITSLLETLEALDILVKQGKVIYIGCSNLASRHIMKALAISQLKNLSSFVSLQAYYSLLGRDLEHELLPLCIEESLALMTWSPLSGGFLSGKYTRDNPKPQGARRSAFNFPPINEEKAYDTIDVLLGIAKERGVSPAQVALAWLLHQRGVTSVIIGANKMNQLEDNIKSADLKLTKNEIDMLSEVSAVKEIYPNWMITRQNSNRS from the coding sequence ATGGAGTACAAAATTTTTGGAAAAACTGGTCTTAGGGTTTCTTCTCTATGTCTTGGGACAATGACTTTTGGATCAAATTTCTATAATATCGGCGCAGTCGATCAAAATCTGGCAGATCAGATAGTCGCAAAATCTCTTGAAGCTGGAATAAATTTTATAGATACTGCTGACGTATACTCGTATGGTGAATCTGAGATTATCCTTGGCAAATCCTTGAAAAATCTTTCTGTAAATAGAGAAAAGGTAATAATCGCAACCAAAGTTAAGGGCGCTATGAGCAAGGAGGCGTTGCAGGGGACAAGCGATTTAAACAACGTAGGTTTATCAAAAAAGCACATAATAGAGGCATGCAACAATAGTCTAAAAAGGCTGGGAACTGATTATATTGACTTATATCAGATTCACGGCGTAGATCTCATTACCTCACTATTGGAAACGCTTGAAGCATTGGATATCTTAGTAAAACAGGGCAAGGTAATCTACATTGGCTGCTCTAATTTAGCGTCAAGACACATTATGAAGGCACTGGCAATTTCACAATTAAAGAATCTTTCTTCATTTGTCAGCCTGCAAGCGTACTATTCGCTTCTGGGTAGAGACCTTGAACATGAGCTTTTACCACTTTGCATAGAAGAGAGTCTTGCACTTATGACCTGGTCACCTCTATCAGGAGGATTTTTGTCAGGAAAATATACCAGGGACAATCCAAAACCACAGGGAGCAAGACGTAGCGCATTTAACTTCCCACCGATCAATGAAGAAAAAGCTTATGACACTATAGATGTTTTACTTGGAATCGCCAAAGAAAGAGGCGTATCCCCTGCACAAGTAGCTCTTGCGTGGCTCTTGCACCAAAGAGGCGTAACATCGGTTATTATAGGCGCAAATAAAATGAATCAGTTAGAAGATAACATAAAATCAGCAGATCTAAAACTTACCAAAAATGAAATTGATATGCTCTCAGAAGTAAGTGCAGTTAAAGAAATCTACCCAAACTGGATGATAACAAGACAGAACTCAAATAGATCATAA
- a CDS encoding FAD-linked oxidase C-terminal domain-containing protein, producing the protein MIPKNVLTELEDIVGKENVLTDYADIFVYSYDATQLHKVPDMVVIVSNSNQVSEVVKVARKYDVNLYPRGSGTSISGGPIPTDGGVVLELSRLNKILDIDTENMIAVVEPGVIAAVLDAEVAKKGLFYPPDPGSLSVATIGGCVAEGAGGLRGLKYGTTKNYVIGLEFVLPNSDIVQTGSFSLRGAPGFDLTHLFVCSEGTLGIITKIMLKLIYPPKMIKTMLVMFDEIESAGIAVAKIIENKVIPSTMELLDKVSINAIEDFNKIGLPRDIEALLLIEVDGEPEDVEKSAKIVEEVCSKAGARSIEVAKNETERNRLMQARRSLFPVLARLRPTAITEDATVPRSKVPLMIKRIHEIKERYNLLIGSCGHVGDGNMHPILLTDKRDKVEMEKVEKAVSEIFDYCIELGGTLTGEHGIGVVKAKFMEREFKKEGMRFFSDIKNSIDPQNIMNPNKILKTKDIKVDYV; encoded by the coding sequence ATGATACCAAAAAATGTCTTAACTGAATTGGAAGATATAGTCGGGAAAGAAAACGTGCTCACTGATTATGCAGATATTTTTGTGTATTCCTATGATGCTACGCAGCTACATAAAGTACCAGACATGGTAGTAATAGTATCTAACTCAAATCAAGTTTCAGAAGTGGTAAAGGTAGCCAGAAAATACGATGTCAATCTTTATCCAAGGGGTTCGGGTACCAGTATTAGCGGAGGTCCAATACCTACTGATGGTGGAGTAGTTCTGGAGCTAAGCAGACTGAACAAAATATTAGATATCGACACAGAAAATATGATAGCTGTTGTAGAGCCAGGCGTGATAGCTGCTGTTTTAGATGCTGAGGTTGCAAAAAAGGGCTTGTTCTATCCTCCAGATCCGGGCAGTCTTTCTGTGGCCACGATTGGTGGCTGTGTGGCAGAGGGAGCGGGAGGTTTAAGGGGATTGAAATATGGAACAACAAAAAATTACGTTATAGGTTTAGAGTTTGTCCTGCCAAATTCGGATATAGTTCAGACGGGCAGTTTTTCGCTTAGAGGTGCTCCAGGTTTTGACCTGACTCACCTTTTCGTATGTTCAGAGGGCACATTGGGGATAATTACAAAGATAATGCTAAAGCTAATTTATCCGCCAAAAATGATAAAGACAATGCTGGTGATGTTCGATGAGATTGAATCAGCTGGCATTGCAGTGGCCAAAATTATTGAAAACAAGGTTATACCATCCACTATGGAGCTATTGGATAAGGTATCGATAAATGCAATTGAAGACTTTAACAAGATTGGCTTGCCAAGAGATATCGAAGCGCTCCTATTAATAGAAGTGGACGGTGAGCCAGAGGACGTCGAAAAATCAGCCAAAATCGTGGAAGAGGTTTGTTCAAAGGCGGGCGCCAGGTCAATAGAAGTAGCAAAGAATGAAACTGAGAGAAATAGACTGATGCAGGCAAGAAGGTCTTTGTTTCCTGTTTTGGCAAGACTAAGGCCTACTGCGATTACTGAAGACGCTACAGTCCCCAGAAGTAAAGTGCCATTGATGATAAAAAGAATTCATGAGATTAAAGAGAGATACAACCTTCTTATAGGCAGTTGTGGCCATGTGGGCGACGGAAATATGCATCCAATTCTTCTTACAGACAAAAGGGACAAAGTAGAAATGGAAAAAGTAGAAAAGGCAGTTAGTGAGATCTTTGATTATTGTATAGAGCTTGGTGGAACGCTTACCGGAGAGCACGGAATAGGAGTAGTAAAGGCAAAGTTTATGGAAAGAGAATTTAAAAAAGAAGGTATGAGGTTTTTTTCTGATATAAAAAATTCAATTGACCCACAAAACATAATGAATCCGAATAAGATACTGAAAACTAAAGATATAAAAGTTGATTACGTGTGA